ACTCGAATTGCCTTCGATAGCTTCTACAGCAAAACCACTGTTATTTATTCTTACATGATATCCATCATTTGTCCAGTACCTATTCTCATTACCTCCATAATTGTAATGAAGAAATATGACAGAACTGGCTAAAGCATATAAATCAATATTTATCCATCCATCATCTTTAGTTACAGGAGCCTCATAGCCCAAAGGACTATGTCCGGGGCTGTCAGGCACATTACGAAACGAAAGTCCAGAGTTCAGGTTGTATTTCGTTAGCATGGCCTGCATCTCCTTATAATGTGTAGATGTAGGAACCTGCCATCCCGAAGGTGCAAAACCATTAACTTTCACCACCGACTGTTTATAGTAGAATGCTGCACCAAGTGCACAAGCCTGAGTCTGAATACTTTTTTTATGGGTGTCGTTGATATCTAAATGTTCTACACGCATGGAATTACCATTACCATATTTATCAGCTCTGTAATCCTCTCTGGTCCATATATCACCAAAAATCTTCACCAAAGGATAGTTATGATAAGCCTCCTTAAAATGAACAGCATTCAGGTAAGAATCATGGTTTGTAGTTCCCTTTGGAGTCTGATCTTCATTCAGTTCAGTTTTTGTTGTAGCTCCTCCAATATAAATAGTTTTATGCTCCTTCTCTTCAAGATTATCGTAATCCACAATCTTAAGATTAGATCCATTCCATGATATTCTTGCGGGGCGGCGACCCTCATATCCCGGGAAGAAACCTGCATGCATCAATATTTTACCACTTGCTACAGGGTAAATCACATTAACACGCTTTTCGGGGTTGATCTCAGGAATAAACTCATTGCAAATAGTAGCTACTATCCTATTGTTTGAATCCTTCACATCCTTCACCAGAGTAGCATTAGCTTCATCACTGAAAGTTGGAATTACAATCTCATAATTATTCTTATCCTCATACTCTATAGTAACAAACCCTTCTCCATCCATCACAGCTTTAATATCCTTCTGACGCTGCGGATCTGAAGCCAGTTCATACAGAGGCACCAGTCCCTCCAACTCCGAACCGAAGCCAATCAGGGCAGTTTTGTTGGTTTCAACTTTATCATAACCGGCCACCGATAGTTTCCATTTATTTACTGCAACTTGATCCGAAGATTTAGTCAACGGTGCCGAGTCACCTCCAATTGCTGTAAATGTAAGATCAGTCTGATCTATATTACTTTCGTACGACTCCTTAATTTCCTTATCCACCGAAGCCTCAGAACTTACGAAAGCATTTGAATAAGATGCCTTCATATAGCCATTAATATCATAAAAGCCGGTCACCTTAGAAACATCAACAGTCATATTATACTTCAGTCTGCCACCCAGATCAGCTTTTGTTATCAGATGTGTTCCATACTCCCTCAGAAGCTTCTTAACACCTTCTGTACCCCTGAAATCTGCTATCTCACCATTTATAGCCTTCCTTGCAGCTTCAGTAAGCCAGTTTTCCCTGATATCAGCAATATCAGTAATAAGACTGATATCTGTCACCTTATATTCAATATAGGAGATTGCATATTCGTTGAATTCACTATTAGTAGATCCCGAGCTAAAAGTTTCACCAACTTCAGCTTTAAATCCACAATAGTTACCTTTAAAATTCACTGCAGCGCTAAGATTTTCGGCCAACTCTTCCAGACTTGACCCACTAACCGTTCTCTCATAAAACCTTGCACTTGAAGCGTTAAACTGAATAAGTCCATTATCATCCATCTCTTTCCAGCGTACAATCTGCTTTGTAACAGCATTGGGAGATGCATACTCACTCAAAGTGTTATAACCATATCCAATTGCATACTTCTTGATTGATGGCGTATCATCAAAAATACCTGACACACCATAATCAACAGCGCACTTCTGCCCAACATCGAAAGTCTGCACAACCGAAGGATCGTCAGTAGAGATTATAGAAACCTTACCCGTCTGGCGCACATCAGAATCATTCTCTAACACACATAACTTCACAGTAGCTCTACCACTACCACTATTTGGAAACAGATAAAACCAGTCGCCCTGCGTCTGTATCTCCCATTCCCCATTACTTTCCACCTCAAATAAAACTTCGTGTGCCCACATATCGAGCAACGCTACATCTGTATCCTGAGGCAGCTCGGGCTTCACCCAATAATCCTCAATATCGGAACAGGAGAAAAAAACAACACTAAGAATTAATACAAAAAACTTAAACGATTGTTTCATAATTTTAATTGTGTTTGTTAAAGAACGAACTCTATTTATATATTTAAGTATGAAATATTTGCATTAATGAGACCCTATGTCTTGTTTTCATCAAACAACACATGCCTCTGTTTCAGTGTGTTAACCTATGTTTTTCTAACAAATTACCGCACCAGGCCCAAAATTAGAAAAAAAATCACGAAATTGTTAAATAGAGGAAATATTTTTTTAATTTTTATTGTTAAGAGGATTCAAACGCTATCCTTTAGAGAAAAGCCTTGTCCGCTGTACTGTTAATATTTTTCATATTCCTCTTTGGTAATAATTTCTCCACCTAAATATGCTTCCATTGCAATATTCGTTATACATTCAACCTTATAAGGTTTTCCTCCTTTAAATTTAACTTCACAGAAGTTGCCTTTTCCTCTACCTGTGAATTTAAAAACAGCTCCCTCAAATTCATCAAGATATAAAGGACCCCATCTTTAATTAATATGTCGTCTTGTTTCATCTGAAATGTTTATAATATTCTTTTGATAATTTTTCCAACACGTATATCATTTTTTGTCTTTCTCTGGGTCAAGAACTCTCCATTATTCATTATAAGTATGTCTCAAACCTCCTTCCATGCCTGTCTCTTTCTTAATACGATTCCACTCTTCTATACCTAATCACTTTTCAGCTGTTTCATTTCAATTCAACCATTGTACGATTAATAGTTTATTAAAACGTAACCATTCGGTCTACCCCGTCTTATTTTAACTGTTAATCTCCTCTATATTTGTCCTCAAAAAAATATGTGGTCAATACAGCAGTTTAAATTAGTTTACGATCGCTTCCTATCCAGCGGTCTCTCCGTTACAGATTTTTGTGCAAATGAGAGCATACTCCATTCTAAGTTTTATTACTGGAAAAAGAAATTAATTGAACAGAGCCAAGCTAGAGAACAACCGTCCGATTTTGTGCCGATTGTTTTCTCCGGTTCAAATACACAGTTACCAGCAAAAAGGAAGGTTCAGCATAAACCGGTTCTTGAACATAATGACCCTGCCTCTGGTGATGTTTTTGAAATAGTGTATCCACAGCCTACCGATATGCGTAAAGGTTTTTACACTTTAAGCGGATTGGTCACGGATCAGATGGGACAAAGCGTACGAAGCGGAGATGTTTTCATCTTCCTGAATCGTCATTGCACCAGTTTGAAGGCCCTGCACATGGAGCATGGTGGGCTGAACAAACTTATTTACTCTCGTTATCTAACAGATTAATGATGCAAGAAAACAAAGAAAATCCCAACGAGCTCTTAGAACTCCTCTTGGAGAAATGCGACCGTTTATATCAGGAGAATATGCTTCTAAAAGGTAAGCTTGAAGATCGAACAGATGTTGATGCATTAAAAACCTCGTATGAGCAAACCATATCCAAGAAAGATGTACTGCCCCTTGGTTGCTGGGCTCATGCCAGACGGAAGTTTGAAGAGTCACTAAAAAATGATAGAGAAAGAGCTGAGTATGCTCTTGAGCAAATCGGACTTCTATACGAAGTTGAAAGGGAGGCTGATGATAAGAACCTTTCTTACAAAACTGCTATGACATCTATCACAGGTTAAGTCGCTATCATCTGGATGCCCGTATCACATAGATAACAACCTTGCTGAAAACAGTATGAGGGGTCTGGCGCTTGGCAGGAAGAATTACCTGTTTTGCGGAAATCATGACGCTGCAGAAGATGCTGCAGTTATATACTCTTTACTTGGATGCTGCAAAGCTGCAGATGTAAACTTCCGTGACTGGATGGTATATGTGCTGAGTCATATCCACGATTATGATCAGGACTACACAATGGACCTTGCTGAACTGCTTCCTTTAAACCATCTACGAAAAATCTCCTAAAAACTCCGAATCGTCTCCGAATGTTTTACAAGTTTTTGAAAGGTTTTTTGGAAGAATCTAAGAAAACTTGCAAAAAAATACGGACGAGACCGAATGCTTACGTTCTTTCCAACTCAGGATAATCTGCACCTAATTTGACGAAGAACCGGTTTGAACCGAAAACACTGGCATACATAGACCGATATCACTGGCACAAATCAAACCGTTATATCCACTGCCAAAATACCGCTAATAATTAACAGGCTAATAAGAATCAGGGAGTGTCTCTTGTTCATTTGGAATTGTTTTATCAATGTATATTTAATATTCAGTAATTACTTTTAAAATCATGTTGATTCCGTTTCGGCCAACGGTCAAGTATAAGAGCAGTAGCAGATTTCGAAGCAATTATTTGTCCGCCCACCAAAGTTTATTAAATGCACAAACTTTGACTTAACCACTTCCCTGCTATTGCTCTTATACAATGTTAGGCGCATGTTATATATTGTTGCCGTTGTTAAAGAAAATTTTCACGTTGTCTTGCTGTAAGATTTTATTAATGTAGTCTGACAGTTCTTTGTCGCTCAAAATGGGCGTTTCTAATTGCATTGACCGTAGTGAGCCATCTTTTTGCGGTGCTATTAAAATTATTCTGCCATTCTTTAAGTTGAAAAGTCGCATGTTCACAATGGCGTATTCGTCTCTATTTGCAGTAAGAAAAGCGATATAATCTATTTCATCAGTTTTTGTCTTGAAAAAACCTTGCCCAATGTAATCAGGATTATTTCTTGAAATGATTTGCACCCCTGCATGAGTATAATTAACTGTGTCAATGAAATCGGTCAAGGTTACGATTGTAAAAAAAACTTCATTTGGTTTGTCCCCAATGAATTTTTGAGTTAAGGTATTCTTGTTTACTAAAAAATAGGAGTAAATAACTTTTTTGCCATTGACATCAATACCTGTGAAGTTTCCACCATTACCTATTCCTTTGAAACTATCTTTTCCAAGCAACTCATATTTAGGTACCGGAAACGCGCCATATCTTATCGGCTTAGCTATCCTCTCTTTGTTACTTTCTATATCTCTTCGTAGCAGTTCTGCGTCCCATGTTGCAGTGTCTTGGCGGTTTTGAAGATGTAGTTTTTCTGACTTTTCAGTCCACTCTGATATGACTTCTTGAGCTTTGCAAAAGGTCACAAAGAATGCAAAAAGTATGAAAGCGAAAAATTTTATGTAGTTCGTCATTTTAGTGTTATTTAAGGTATCTTATTGCGCCTAACGGTCACATGTATGAAACGTTGGGGATTGCGGGCGTCGTCACTGTCTACCGACACAAAAGCTGATGCGGGGCAGAAACATTCAAGCAACCGCTTAAACCCCAATGTTTTATACATGATGTTACCAACAGTTTTTATTGTTCTTCGTAAAATTTTATATTGTGTTGAGTTAAAAATTCTTTAATTCTGTCCACATGAATGCAATGACCAACGTGCAAAAAAGGGTAATTGGAAACTTTGGTCTTTTTTCCTTCATGAATTATTTCTTTGTCTTTTATATCGAAGCCTAAATGAAGGTGACTTGTCATGTACTGCATACCGTAAACTAAACCTTCTGAATCAAATAATGGTCCGCCACTTTGTCCACGAAGTCCTGGTGTACTCATTTCTATTGAAATTATTTGATTACCGTCACCACCAAATCTTGTTATGATACCGTCTAAAGGAAATTTTGGAGAATTTGGATTACCTGTATTCGTCCATTCAATATCATCAGTCGCAGGATTATGTTGAAAATTATTAAACTCTGGAAATGGATAACCAAGTCTACATAAAGATTTTCCTTGTTTTATCTTATTAGGGTCTTTTACGAAAGTAGCATAAGAATTATAGAATTTCTGTTTGAAACCTTCAAAAATAATTATAGCTAAATCAAGTGTTGGATGCGCATGGTATTTGATATTACCAATTACGTCCACCGAATTGACGAAGCTATTTTTAATTTGAACTGTAGTTTCTTTCTTGTACTTATATTTCAACTCAAGTCCCAATAGATTTTTTTTGAATTTTCCATCTTTTGCCAACTTGTCACGTTCTGTTTTGAAATTATTAAACTGAATATTGACAGGGTCTGCCTGTGCAATAATATTTAATACGTGTTTGCATGTAATTGCTACACCTTCTTCATTAACAAAAAAAATTGTTGACGTCCCAGGCGAAACAAGTCCACCGTAAGTTCTTGTTATCGTGTGAACTGGTCTAGTAAACTGGTCTACTGTTTCGATTGCTTTAATGTACATGATGGTTTATTTTAAAATTGTTGGTAACGTGTTATTTACGCAATAAATACCACTTTCGTAAATACCTGAAATATAACATTCGTATATCCTTACGAAATCAGGGGGTGTTTACGAAACTTGTTTTGATTATGATTCATTAAATCTTTCTTTAGTCAACAAATCTAATTATGTTAAAAAACCAAAGTTAACTAAAATTATAAATAGAATGAAATAAAAATCACCTTTAAATGGGTTGTGTAAAACAAACTACATATTTATTTTTAAACTACCCCCTTCCCGCTCGGCTTCAACTCATAAACCGTCGAATCAGCATCTACCTCCCAATCTTCAATAGAACTACCTTTAGTGTGATTTTCTTCTTTCTCTTATTTTACCTCTTTCTCCTCTTTTATTTCATATTCTATTTCCCCTTCTATTTGATTGTTTAAAGTATCAATAGAAGATTCACAACCAGTAATAAATAATGTAAATACTGAAATAAATAAGACTCTAAACTTCTTCATAATGTTGAATTTTCGATTGCTATTAGTGTTCTCACATCTATGACCTTTGCAGTAATTTATCTACCCTAAATGCAAAGCAAAGCAATCATTTTGACACCTTACGTCAAAATATAAAGTAATTTCTTTTATTCAGTTGTAATTTATAATGTTTAGATAGATAGCTATTACACCTCCTCCAACCCAAACTCATCAATAAGCGATTGCAGGGCTGGGTTAATCTCTTCTTTTTGGTCCACTTGTCCATGCAGCCGGCATCGGAGTATAGGACTGTGTAATCTTCATCATAAACGTGAATATGACTCAGCACATATACCATACAGTCACGAAAGTACACTGTACCCGTCAGTCTGCATTACACCTCGGAAGTCTTTCAAAAGGGATAATGCTACCTTCTGTGCTCTTGAACCGTTGTCATAATGGAAGAAGACTTGCTTGTCCATTGCAGAGCGAACCATCCACATGTATCCATTTACGGATTTATGCTTCTCGTTGTTTATTACAGGAACAGTGGTCTCATCAACCTGGATATAGTCGGTAGCAAGGACAAGTTCTTTAAGCCGGTAATATAATGGTCTCAACAAGTCGGCCGTATCCTTGAACCAATCGTTCACCGTTGGTGGCGGAAGATTTACACCCATCTGCTTCATCATCTGTATCTGACGATAAAAAGGAAGGTGATTAACGTACTTGTTTATCATCAGTTCCGCCAAGAGTGATGCTCCTGCATAACTGCGTGCAATTGGTTGGTATTTTGCAGGAAGTGGTGCAGTTATAATAGAAGAAGACTTCTGGTAATCCTGTTCAGTTTTGCTTTTTACAACATATTTATGACGTATAATCTTCCTTACCCAGCATCTTCCGGGTTCATACTCCATAACTTCAGTTATCTCGGGTTCTAACTCTGTCAATGTATCAGCGCTGTCTTTTACCTCATCGGGATAAAGATGCTCTTCTACTCGTGGAAGACCCTCAGGTAAAGATTTGCGTACAGGTTTTCTTTTTACACGCTCTTTTACACGTCTTTCTTTGAAGGTTTCTAGATCTGCTTTAGCTGCTTCTGCAAGTTCTTTTTCTTCAGGCAAAAGGTCTATACCTTCAAAGTCGATCATGCGTTGACGGGGATCTTCTTTTATAAAGCGTTCACTGGACTTGCCCCATATCCTACGTCTTAAGTAAGCAACCTGCTTCTCTAAATCAAGTATCTTTTCGTCTTTCTTGGATATGGTTTGCTCATACCTACATTATCCAGTCCATCCTCATAAATTATTAATGTGGATATGAAGTTGCATTGAAGAAGATATGATGTTGGTACGGACCAGGTATGGCCGATGTACCTGTTATGTACGGCAGAAAGTCTGTTTATCTGTATTGATACAAATTATGTTGTCAAGACAAACTCTATAAGGTTAACCGAAAGGTAATCGTGGGGCTGGTTGTGATCTATCACAAATATAGCAGGAGATTGCATCTGTTCCAACTATATAGCTGCAGTTTGCTCGTGATGTGTTAAATTTGTTTCTAAACATAGCTAATAAATAAATATAAGAGATATCAATATGAAAATTGAAATATGGAGCGATGTGATGTGCCCGTTTTGTTACATCGGCAAAAGAAATTTTGAGACTGCCCTTGAGCAGTTCAGCAATAAGAACGGAATTGAGGTGGAGTGGAAGAGTTTTCAGCTGGATCCTTCGTTACCGGAGGTTCAGGACTCAAACTATACCGATTATCTTATGGTGAGTAAGGGGTTGGGCAGACCGCAGGTTGAGGGTATGCTGAATAATGTTACTCAGATGGCGAAGGGCGTGGGACTGGAATATGATTTCGACAGAGCGGTTATGGTTAACTCGTTTAAGGCTCACAGGGTGCTTCAGCTTGCTAAAATGCGTGGACTGGGTGATGCTGCTGAGGAGCGTCTGTTCAGGGCTTTTTTTACTGAGGGAAGGAATATTGCTGATGATGATACGTTGCTGGAACTGGGTAAGGAGGCGGGACTTAACGAGACTGAAATAAGGAGCTCGCTGAGTGATGAGAGGTATTCAGATATGGTGAGACAGGATATTCAGGAGGCGCGAGCTATTGGTGTTACAGGTGTTCCGTTTTTCGTGTTTAACCGTAAGTATGCTGTTTCTGGCGCTCAACCGCCTCAGGCGTTCCTGCAGACGCTGGAGAAAGCTTATGAGGAATGGAGGGAGGCTAATCCAGAAATCAAGATTGAGGTTACAAAGGGTCAGAGCTGCTCAATCGACGGGGTTTGTGATTAAGCTGAAAAGCCTGTTTATAATTGCTGTAGACAGACTTTTTTTATTCTGTAATAAACTCCTCATGGAGGGCTTTTGCTACGATTATATCGTTACGCTTTTCTGAAATGTATGATGCGATGTTCTGTACATTGTCGATCCATATCTCGTTGGCTGGATCTGTAGCGTACTTGCAAATGGCGTCGAGGGTTGAGAGATAGGTGGTCTGATCGCCTTTGACATCCATTTCGTGACCAACCAGTATCAGCCATTTGCCGGTTCTTTTTGCAAACTCGATCATTCGTTTTACTTCCCTGAACGACATGCCATCCATGTTCATTCCAAGGAGATGGGCCATATCGCATATCATAGGGTCGTTTGGTCCTTCATCAAGCCATCCCCTGCCGGTCTGGAACATTGTGGCTACAAGAGGTACATAGCTCTTTGTCTCTATTCCACTGCCAACAAATGTTTGTCCGCACGGATATGCAAACGAAACCGGAAGAACACCCAGCGAGTCCCTGATTATTTCACTTGCGGCCTCCAGTTCGTCCCTCATTCTGTCAAGCGTGAAGTACTCCAGCTCATAGCCCATGGTCCAAGTGAAATTACCTGTGCAGGGATGCGAAAGGGTGTGGTTTCCAATTTCGTGACCGTTGGCTGCAGCCCTTCTCCACTTTTCTGTCCTACCAATGATATTTTGTGTGGATACATAGAACGTTCCTTTCACTCCATACTTGTCGAATAGTGGAATTCCTTTATCTATCTGGGAGTTGCGACCATCATCGAAAGTTAAACTCAGTCCCATTTTCTTACCCTCAGGCCACTCAAACGAACTATTATACTCTCTCTCTTTATACCTGTCAGAAAAGATATTAAAAAACAAGAGTGCTAATACTGCAGTTACAGCAGCAGCCAATACTATATTGTAATATTGTCGCATCACAATTGAACTTATTGATTTGTACCGATATACCTCTTTATTCTATATGAACACCTCTAATACACAAATGTATATTAACTAAGCAGGATATTTTGTTAATATTGATATTATTTATATTTTATAGTGATAGTATATATAAAATTAGGAGATTTTAAACTGTTAAGGATACTTTACTTCCCACTTCATATCCCGAAGGTCATTCACATTGAGGGTATATAACTTGATATGGTTTTTCTGTGCATCCTCCCACCTAACATCGGGATTTTCAAGATATTCAGCATCGTATACATATATGTACACATATCCACCGGTCTGCTCAAGTGTCTGCTCCCAACACTGTAGTTTTATGCCAATTTTAACTTTTATTGTCTCACCTGGCTCTATCATGAAGTCATCTTTATAATTTTCATTTGTAGGGTTAAAATTAAAGAAATCTTTCTTCAGAGTGCTTACAGCATATATGGATTTGGCACTGTTATTTTTGATATAAATGGTATTTGTACAATCATCAAACCCATGGTTACAGGAAATCAGACCGGTAAGTATTAGTGCAAACAGTACGTAAAGGGCATTTTTTTTAGTTTTCATCGTGGAATTTTTAATTTAATTCTTATAATAGTATATAATTAATTAATAGCATTTTATATTCTACTTTGTTTTTTGACATTTCAAATTCATCTATTTTAAATGTTAAACGTCTAATTTTTCTTTATTTATAACATGTTTTTTCTATAATTTTGTGATCGATTTAACACAAAAGAAGTGAAAATCATTGAATAAACCAAATTATAATGCGCAATACAACTGAATAACCCATATTAAAAAACTTACAATTGTCAAAAAATCAGGTTCTAATCTAATATATTAATTACAAACATTGAAAAAAGTAAAATGCGATTTTATGAGTAAAATTAAAACTTTGAAAACACCTAAAATTATTGCTTTATGTGTTGCGGTTTCATTGTTCTCAATGAATACGGTAGCACGCAGCAGTAATTCTTCGGCTGTTGATGTTCAGTCTGTACAACAAAACAGAAGACCTATTTCGGGCGTTGTTGTTGATGGTAATAACGATCCTCTACCGGGTGTCACCGTAATGGTTCCAAGCCGGCAGGGAGGAGTGATTACTGATGTTGATGGCGCTTACACTATAGAAGCTGCCACTGGTGAAGAACTACGTTTTCAGTTTCTGGGAATGAAAACTGTAACGATTGAGGTTGGTTCAGGTACAATTTACAATGTACAGCTACTCGAGGATGTTGAGATGCTGGACGAGGTAACTGTAACTGCATTTGCCACACAGAAGAAAGAGAGTGTGGTTTCATCAATTGAAACCATCAGTCCTTCCGAACTAAAGGTTCCTTCAAGTAACCTTACAACAGCACTGGCCGGTCGTCTTGCCGGTGTAATCTCTTACCAGAGAAGTGGTGAGCCGGGTGCTGATAACGCTCAGTTCTTTGTGCGTGGTGTTACAACTTTTGGTTACGCAAGCAGTCCACTTATCCTTCTTGATGGCTTTGAAGTTGACGCAAATGCACTGGCACGCGTTGACCCTGACAACATTGCATCGTTCTCCGTATTAAAGGATGCTACCTCGGCAGCTCTTTACGGATCAAAGGGTGCTAACGGTGTTATCATGGTAACAACCAAAAAAGGTCAGGCAGGTGCGCCAAAGATCTCTTTCAGGGTAGAAGGGCGACTTTCTACTCCTACCAAGGTTCAGAAAACTGTTGATGGTATAACTTATATGAACCTGTACAACCAGGCACAGTTTAATGACAACCCTCTGTTGGAGCCTTATTACAATGCTCAGAAGATTCAGAATACCATGGAAGGGCTAAATGAGTATGCCTACCCAAATATCAACTGGTATGACGAGATGTTTAATTCTAATGCCTTCAACCAGTATTACAACTTTAATGTTTCGGGCGGGGGTTCAGTAGTAAGATACTACCTTGCTGTTTCATACAATAAGGAGGAGGGTATCCTGAAAAACAACCGTCTGAACAACTTTAAGAACAATATTGATATCGACAGATTTAACATATTGGCAAACATCACTATGGACCTGACGCCAACTACTGTCTTTGATATCAATATGAACTCTATTTTTGAGAATTATACAGGACCACTTGACAATACTGATGATGTATTCAAGAGTGTTATGAACTCTAACCCTGTTGAGTTCCCTAAGTTCTATCTGCCAGATGAGGATCACGCATATGTGAAGCACACTCTTTTCGGATCTGACGCTACAGGTTCTATGATGAACCCTTTTGCACAGATGGTTAGAGGTTACAAGGATGGATCTACTGGTAGAATTACTTCACAGTTCTCACTGGATCAGAACCTGGATGCGCTTACAGAAGGTTTGATGGCAAGAGGTAAGGTTTCTATCAAGAGTGATTCTTATCACGAAAGCAAGAGAAGCTACACTCCTTATCTGTATAATATCAAGAACTATGATGCATTTAATGACACTTATGTACTTCAGGAAGTTCGCAGGGGTACTGACGCTCTTGGTGATCCTGAACAGTGGAGAGATGGTGTATTCAGACTTTATCTTGAGGGTGGTTTAACCTATGCCCGCAGATTTGCCGGTGTGCATGATGTGAGCGGTCTTCTTATCTATACTCAGGAGGAGATCAAGAACACAAGTGGTAATCCCGGATCTATTCAGCGTACGCTTCCACAGCGACTACAGGGTATGAGAGCAAGGTTTAACTATGGTTTCGACGACAGGTATCTTGCTGAGATGAGTTTAACCTATACCGGTTCTGAGAAGTTTGCAAGCGATCACCGCTGGGGTATCTTCCCTGCTATGGGTGTTGGTTATATTCTTTCTAACGAGTCGTACTGGGAGCCATTGCAGGACGTTATGCCAATGTTCAAGCTAAAATACTCTCTTGGTATGGTGGGTAACGACCAGATTGCCGGTCCTGAGGACAGATTCTTCTTCCTTTCTGATATCGACCCGGGTTCATGGGGTTACAGATGGGGACGCAATTTCAACTCAAGCTATGGTGGCTTCAACATTAACAGATATGCAAA
This portion of the Lascolabacillus massiliensis genome encodes:
- a CDS encoding SusC/RagA family TonB-linked outer membrane protein, which encodes MSKIKTLKTPKIIALCVAVSLFSMNTVARSSNSSAVDVQSVQQNRRPISGVVVDGNNDPLPGVTVMVPSRQGGVITDVDGAYTIEAATGEELRFQFLGMKTVTIEVGSGTIYNVQLLEDVEMLDEVTVTAFATQKKESVVSSIETISPSELKVPSSNLTTALAGRLAGVISYQRSGEPGADNAQFFVRGVTTFGYASSPLILLDGFEVDANALARVDPDNIASFSVLKDATSAALYGSKGANGVIMVTTKKGQAGAPKISFRVEGRLSTPTKVQKTVDGITYMNLYNQAQFNDNPLLEPYYNAQKIQNTMEGLNEYAYPNINWYDEMFNSNAFNQYYNFNVSGGGSVVRYYLAVSYNKEEGILKNNRLNNFKNNIDIDRFNILANITMDLTPTTVFDINMNSIFENYTGPLDNTDDVFKSVMNSNPVEFPKFYLPDEDHAYVKHTLFGSDATGSMMNPFAQMVRGYKDGSTGRITSQFSLDQNLDALTEGLMARGKVSIKSDSYHESKRSYTPYLYNIKNYDAFNDTYVLQEVRRGTDALGDPEQWRDGVFRLYLEGGLTYARRFAGVHDVSGLLIYTQEEIKNTSGNPGSIQRTLPQRLQGMRARFNYGFDDRYLAEMSLTYTGSEKFASDHRWGIFPAMGVGYILSNESYWEPLQDVMPMFKLKYSLGMVGNDQIAGPEDRFFFLSDIDPGSWGYRWGRNFNSSYGGFNINRYANPQITWEIAVKQNVGFEMDLFKNRALKVIVEYFTENREQIYQARANLPETMGLTSNVYGNVGEVKSAGWDGSIDLNHSFNKDLWISGRFNFTYAHNEIIENEEPEYRWSYLSNIGWPINTWKGYIAERLFIDEADVANSPRQELGGIVRAGDIKYKDINGDGRVNSDDQVHIGYPIVPEITYGFGLSGGYKNFDLSFFMQGQDRVSFFINPNNIAPFVEQRNAMQYIADDHWNPNNPVAKAFWPRLSASYNDNNNVSNSTWWIRNGRFLRMKNAELGYTLPKNFFPSTGIESLRLYLAGQNLFNLSDFKLWDPEMGGEGFNYPLQKVYSVGLTVSF